In Piliocolobus tephrosceles isolate RC106 chromosome 6, ASM277652v3, whole genome shotgun sequence, the following are encoded in one genomic region:
- the PIF1 gene encoding ATP-dependent DNA helicase PIF1 isoform X1, translating into MKGKPAEAVAMLSGMETAAGEYEDSELRCRVAVEELSPGGQPRRRQALRTAELSLGRNERRELMLRLQAPGPAGRPRCFPLRAARLFTRFAGAGRSTLRLPAHGVPGAGAVQLLLSDCPPDRLRRFLRTLRLKLAAAPGPGPASARAQLLGPRPRDFVTISPVQSEERRLGATTRVPDTTLVKRPAEPQTGTEPSTEAPRWPLPVKRLSLPSTKPQLSEEQAAVLRAVLTGQSIFFTGSAGTGKSYMLKRILGSLPPTGTVATASTGVAACHIGGTTLHAFAGIGSGQAPLAQCVALAQRPGVRQGWLNCQRLVIDEISMVEADLFDKLEAVARAVRQQNKPFGGIQLIICGDFLQLPPVTKGPQPPRFCFQAKSWKRCVPVTLELTKVWRQADQTFISLLQAVRLGRCSDEVTRQLQATASHKVGRDGIVATRLCTHQDDVALTNERRLQELPGKVHRFEAMDSNPELASILDAQCPVSQLLQLKLGAQVMLVKNLSVSRGLVNGARGVVVGFEAEGRGLPQVRFLCGVTEVIRADRWTVQATRNQLLSRQQLPLQLAWAMSIHKSQGMTLDCVEISLGRVFASGQAYVALSRARSLQGLRVLDFDPMAVRCDPRVLHFYATLQRGRGLSLESPDDDEAASDQENVDPNL; encoded by the exons ATGAAGGGCAA ACCTGCAGAGGCGGTGGCAATGCTGTCGGGCATGGAGACGGCGGCAGGGGAATACGAGGACTCGGAGCTGCGGTGCCGCGTGGCTGTGGAGGAGCTGAGCCCGGGCGGGCAGCCGCGAAGGCGCCAGGCCCTGCGCACCGCGGAGCTGAGCCTGGGTCGCAACGAGCGCCGCGAGTTGATGCTGCGGCTACAAGCGCCAGGGCCCGCAGGGCGGCCGCGCTGCTTCCCTCTGCGCGCCGCGCGCCTCTTCACGCGTTTCGCCGGGGCCGGGCGCAGCACCCTGCGGCTCCCCGCCCACGGCGTCCCCGGGGCCGGCGCAGTGCAGCTGCTGCTCTCAGACTGCCCCCCAGACCGCCTGCGCCGCTTCCTGCGCACATTGCGCCTCAAACTGGCTGCGGCCCCGGGTCCCGGGCCGGCCTCCGCCAGAGCACAGCTGCTGGGCCCAAGGCCCCGCGACTTCGTCACCATCAGCCCTGTGCAGTCCGAGGAGCGGCGGCTCGGGGCGACCACCCGGGTTCCGGACACTACGCTGGTGAAGCGGCCTGCGGAGCCCCAGACTGGGACCGAGCCTAGCACA GAAGCCCCAAGGTGGCCCCTGCCTGTGAAGAGGCTGAGCTTGCCCTCCACCAAGCCACAGCTTTCTGAAGAACAAGCTGCTGTGCTGAGGGCCGTCCTGACAGGCCAGAGCATCTTCTTCACTGGGAGTGCAG GAACAGGGAAGTCATATATGCTGAAACGAATCCTGGGCTCACTGCCCCCCACAGGCACTGTGGCCACTGCCAGCACTGGGGTGGCAGCCTGCCACATCGGGGGCACCACCCTCCATGCCTTTGCAG GCATCGGCTCAGGCCAGGCTCCTCTAGCCCAGTGTGTGGCCCTGGCCCAAAGGCCAGGCGTGCGGCAGGGCTGGCTGAACTGCCAGCGGTTGGTCATTGACGAGATCTCAATGGTGGAGGCAGACCTGTTTGACAAACTGGAGGCCGTGGCCAG AGCTGTCCGGCAGCAGAACAAGCCATTTGGAGGGATCCAGCTCATCATCTGTGGGGACTTTCTGCAGCTGCCACCTGTGACCAAGGGCCCCCAGCCCCCACGGTTCTGCTTCCAG GCTAAGAGCTGGAAGAGGTGTGTGCCAGTGACCCTGGAGCTGACCAAggtgtggaggcaggcagatcagacCTTCATCTCTCTACTGCAGGCCGTGAGGCTGGGCAG GTGTTCAGATGAGGTGACCCGCCAGCTCCAGGCCACAGCTTCTCACAAGGTGGGGAGAGATGGGATTGTGGCCACGAGGCTCTGCACCCACCAGGATGACGTGGCCCTCACCAACGAGAGGCGGCTTCAGGAGCTGCCAG GTAAAGTACACAGATTTGAGGCTATGGACAGCAACCCTGAGCTGGCCAGTATCCTGGATGCCCAGTGTCCCGTTAGCCAGCTCCTTCAACTAAAGCTGGGGGCCCAG GTGATGCTGGTGAAAAACCTATCGGTGTCTCGGGGCCTGGTGAATGGCGCCCGAGGGGTGGTAGTCGGGTTCGAGGCAGAAGGGAGAG GGCTACCCCAGGTGCGGTTCCTGTGTGGAGTCACTGAGGTCATCCGCGCTGACCGCTGGACGGTGCAGGCCACCAGGAACCAGCTCCTCAGCCGGCAGCAGCTGCCCCTCCAGCTGGCCTGGGCGATGTCTATCCACAAGAGCCAA GGCATGACCCTGGATTGTGTGGAGATTTCTCTGGGCCGTGTGTTTGCCAGTGGCCAGGCCTACGTGGCCCTTTCCCGGGCCCGCAGCCTGCAGGGCCTACGTGTGCTGGACTTTGACCCTATGGCAGTTCGCTGTGACCCCCGTGTGCTGCACTTCTATGCCACCCTGCAGAGGGGCAGGGGCCTCAGTCTG GAGTCCCCAGATGATGATGAGGCAGCCTCAGACCAGGAGAACGTGGACCCAAACCTCTGA
- the PIF1 gene encoding ATP-dependent DNA helicase PIF1 isoform X2, with protein MLSGMETAAGEYEDSELRCRVAVEELSPGGQPRRRQALRTAELSLGRNERRELMLRLQAPGPAGRPRCFPLRAARLFTRFAGAGRSTLRLPAHGVPGAGAVQLLLSDCPPDRLRRFLRTLRLKLAAAPGPGPASARAQLLGPRPRDFVTISPVQSEERRLGATTRVPDTTLVKRPAEPQTGTEPSTEAPRWPLPVKRLSLPSTKPQLSEEQAAVLRAVLTGQSIFFTGSAGTGKSYMLKRILGSLPPTGTVATASTGVAACHIGGTTLHAFAGIGSGQAPLAQCVALAQRPGVRQGWLNCQRLVIDEISMVEADLFDKLEAVARAVRQQNKPFGGIQLIICGDFLQLPPVTKGPQPPRFCFQAKSWKRCVPVTLELTKVWRQADQTFISLLQAVRLGRCSDEVTRQLQATASHKVGRDGIVATRLCTHQDDVALTNERRLQELPGKVHRFEAMDSNPELASILDAQCPVSQLLQLKLGAQVMLVKNLSVSRGLVNGARGVVVGFEAEGRGLPQVRFLCGVTEVIRADRWTVQATRNQLLSRQQLPLQLAWAMSIHKSQGMTLDCVEISLGRVFASGQAYVALSRARSLQGLRVLDFDPMAVRCDPRVLHFYATLQRGRGLSLESPDDDEAASDQENVDPNL; from the exons ATGCTGTCGGGCATGGAGACGGCGGCAGGGGAATACGAGGACTCGGAGCTGCGGTGCCGCGTGGCTGTGGAGGAGCTGAGCCCGGGCGGGCAGCCGCGAAGGCGCCAGGCCCTGCGCACCGCGGAGCTGAGCCTGGGTCGCAACGAGCGCCGCGAGTTGATGCTGCGGCTACAAGCGCCAGGGCCCGCAGGGCGGCCGCGCTGCTTCCCTCTGCGCGCCGCGCGCCTCTTCACGCGTTTCGCCGGGGCCGGGCGCAGCACCCTGCGGCTCCCCGCCCACGGCGTCCCCGGGGCCGGCGCAGTGCAGCTGCTGCTCTCAGACTGCCCCCCAGACCGCCTGCGCCGCTTCCTGCGCACATTGCGCCTCAAACTGGCTGCGGCCCCGGGTCCCGGGCCGGCCTCCGCCAGAGCACAGCTGCTGGGCCCAAGGCCCCGCGACTTCGTCACCATCAGCCCTGTGCAGTCCGAGGAGCGGCGGCTCGGGGCGACCACCCGGGTTCCGGACACTACGCTGGTGAAGCGGCCTGCGGAGCCCCAGACTGGGACCGAGCCTAGCACA GAAGCCCCAAGGTGGCCCCTGCCTGTGAAGAGGCTGAGCTTGCCCTCCACCAAGCCACAGCTTTCTGAAGAACAAGCTGCTGTGCTGAGGGCCGTCCTGACAGGCCAGAGCATCTTCTTCACTGGGAGTGCAG GAACAGGGAAGTCATATATGCTGAAACGAATCCTGGGCTCACTGCCCCCCACAGGCACTGTGGCCACTGCCAGCACTGGGGTGGCAGCCTGCCACATCGGGGGCACCACCCTCCATGCCTTTGCAG GCATCGGCTCAGGCCAGGCTCCTCTAGCCCAGTGTGTGGCCCTGGCCCAAAGGCCAGGCGTGCGGCAGGGCTGGCTGAACTGCCAGCGGTTGGTCATTGACGAGATCTCAATGGTGGAGGCAGACCTGTTTGACAAACTGGAGGCCGTGGCCAG AGCTGTCCGGCAGCAGAACAAGCCATTTGGAGGGATCCAGCTCATCATCTGTGGGGACTTTCTGCAGCTGCCACCTGTGACCAAGGGCCCCCAGCCCCCACGGTTCTGCTTCCAG GCTAAGAGCTGGAAGAGGTGTGTGCCAGTGACCCTGGAGCTGACCAAggtgtggaggcaggcagatcagacCTTCATCTCTCTACTGCAGGCCGTGAGGCTGGGCAG GTGTTCAGATGAGGTGACCCGCCAGCTCCAGGCCACAGCTTCTCACAAGGTGGGGAGAGATGGGATTGTGGCCACGAGGCTCTGCACCCACCAGGATGACGTGGCCCTCACCAACGAGAGGCGGCTTCAGGAGCTGCCAG GTAAAGTACACAGATTTGAGGCTATGGACAGCAACCCTGAGCTGGCCAGTATCCTGGATGCCCAGTGTCCCGTTAGCCAGCTCCTTCAACTAAAGCTGGGGGCCCAG GTGATGCTGGTGAAAAACCTATCGGTGTCTCGGGGCCTGGTGAATGGCGCCCGAGGGGTGGTAGTCGGGTTCGAGGCAGAAGGGAGAG GGCTACCCCAGGTGCGGTTCCTGTGTGGAGTCACTGAGGTCATCCGCGCTGACCGCTGGACGGTGCAGGCCACCAGGAACCAGCTCCTCAGCCGGCAGCAGCTGCCCCTCCAGCTGGCCTGGGCGATGTCTATCCACAAGAGCCAA GGCATGACCCTGGATTGTGTGGAGATTTCTCTGGGCCGTGTGTTTGCCAGTGGCCAGGCCTACGTGGCCCTTTCCCGGGCCCGCAGCCTGCAGGGCCTACGTGTGCTGGACTTTGACCCTATGGCAGTTCGCTGTGACCCCCGTGTGCTGCACTTCTATGCCACCCTGCAGAGGGGCAGGGGCCTCAGTCTG GAGTCCCCAGATGATGATGAGGCAGCCTCAGACCAGGAGAACGTGGACCCAAACCTCTGA